Proteins from a single region of Candidatus Zixiibacteriota bacterium:
- a CDS encoding CPBP family glutamic-type intramembrane protease, with product MNHQAYSWTSFGILMGIGCIALFLALPRPLKPGYFIISVSVLGVIVGTGLFFSRSVGLKTLVFSSDLLHGNLQQLLQTLGRAILIGVGLGTVILVVIRFLLLSVVPEIRLRFTAESSLETWKRVVIAFDSAVLEEIVFRLFLLSSLVWIVSKSWQIQKPPTPGIFWIINALIAIGFGIAHLPQWSAITPLTPLVILTVVLLNSIGGLTFGYLFYTNGLEGAIVAHFVADIMLHVVGLRFLQT from the coding sequence ATGAATCATCAAGCATATTCTTGGACGTCATTCGGAATCTTAATGGGGATAGGATGTATTGCTTTATTCTTGGCTCTGCCTCGCCCGCTCAAGCCAGGATATTTCATCATTTCTGTCTCTGTATTAGGGGTTATTGTAGGAACGGGATTATTTTTTTCGAGAAGCGTCGGTCTAAAAACCCTTGTTTTCAGTAGCGATCTCTTACATGGCAATCTACAGCAACTACTTCAAACATTGGGTCGGGCTATTTTGATAGGTGTTGGATTAGGAACGGTCATTTTAGTTGTAATACGTTTTCTTTTATTATCTGTCGTGCCAGAAATACGGCTACGATTCACCGCAGAGTCCAGTCTTGAAACGTGGAAGAGAGTCGTGATTGCATTCGACTCGGCTGTTCTTGAAGAGATTGTTTTCCGTTTATTTCTATTATCGTCGTTGGTGTGGATCGTGAGTAAAAGTTGGCAAATACAAAAGCCGCCAACTCCAGGAATATTTTGGATAATCAACGCGCTGATCGCCATTGGATTTGGTATAGCCCACCTACCACAATGGTCTGCAATTACACCTTTAACTCCATTAGTAATATTGACCGTTGTGCTTCTCAATAGTATAGGTGGGTTGACGTTCGGTTATCTCTTTTACACAAATGGACTGGAAGGAGCAATAGTGGCACATTTCGTTGCTGATATTATGCTTCATGTGGTTGGGCTTCGTTTCCTACAAACCTGA
- a CDS encoding ClbS/DfsB family four-helix bundle protein — protein sequence MRYESKQALMDDIRTAHDSLCARLAEIPKARWHEPGVWGDGWTLCDLVAHLAEWQHMFLGWYEDGLRGATPEMPAPGFKWSETPRLNRAIWEKHRSRSHVAVRAEFDSGYSRIVRIVEALSPQQLLRPGHFAWTGEHPVTTYIGPNTASHYRFAIKAIKRWLKDAPGSGTSATRPNKRLQPTKARTRTARKGTTRPRLRG from the coding sequence ATGAGATACGAGTCGAAGCAAGCGCTGATGGACGATATCCGAACCGCGCACGATTCGCTGTGCGCGCGGCTTGCGGAGATTCCGAAGGCGCGCTGGCACGAGCCCGGCGTATGGGGCGACGGGTGGACTCTGTGTGACCTTGTTGCCCACTTGGCGGAGTGGCAGCACATGTTCCTGGGTTGGTACGAAGATGGCCTGCGGGGGGCGACGCCCGAGATGCCCGCGCCAGGGTTCAAGTGGAGTGAGACGCCGCGACTCAACCGAGCGATATGGGAGAAGCACCGTTCGCGGTCTCACGTGGCGGTCCGGGCCGAGTTCGATTCTGGCTACAGCCGGATTGTCCGCATCGTCGAGGCCCTCTCACCCCAGCAGCTTCTCAGGCCGGGCCACTTCGCGTGGACCGGCGAGCATCCGGTGACGACCTATATCGGACCGAACACCGCGAGCCATTACCGGTTCGCCATCAAGGCGATCAAGCGCTGGCTGAAAGACGCGCCGGGAAGTGGCACATCGGCTACGCGGCCCAACAAGCGCTTGCAGCCGACGAAGGCGCGGACGAGGACGGCGCGAAAGGGAACCACGCGCCCGCGCCTTCGCGGCTGA